From Triticum aestivum cultivar Chinese Spring chromosome 7B, IWGSC CS RefSeq v2.1, whole genome shotgun sequence:
tgcaaacataacagcaatctgccaaaacagtatagtctgtaaagaatgcaagattcatcatacttccctaactccaacaattatgagaaAAATAATAAGCTTtagaatatttatcagagctcaatattcaaaaagtttcaacattataccattctctgacttttctagggaatttttgcaacagcagtaaactttctgttttcaaacagcaacatgtataattGCAAAATAagtatggtaaaggctatccttgacatttttattgaaaatatagatgcaaaacattattatagataacatcaagcaaatactaataaaataaaatgatgctccaagaaaaacacatatcatgtggcgaataaagatatagctccaagtaaagttaccgatgaacgaagacgaaagaggggatgccttccggggaatccccaagcttaggtttttggttatccttgaatatcttggggtgccttggtaatccccaagcttaggctcttgacactccttattccatagtccattgaatctttacccaaaagttgaaaacttcacaacacaaaactcaaaacaaaactcgtaagctccgttagtataagaaaataaaaatcaccacttaggtactgttatgaactcattctaaattcatattggtgtaatatctactgtattcaaacttctctatggttcataacctccgatactactcatagattcatcaaaataagcaaacaacacatagaaaacagaatctgtcaaaaaaataacagtctgtagtaatctgtatcatccGAATATTTCTttaactacaaaaattctgaaataaattggtggacctgaggaatttgtctattaatcatatgcaaaaagaatcaacctaaaataactctccagtaaaaaatggcagctaatcttgtgagcactaaagtttctgttttttacagcaagatcataaagacttcacccaagtcttcccaaagattctacttggcacaaacactaattaaaacataaaaccatatctaaccagaggctagatgaaatatttattactaaacaggaacgaaaagtaagaaacaaaaataaagttgggttgcctcccaacaagcgctaacgtttaacgcccctagctaggcatgatgatttcaatgatgctcacataaaagataagaatagaaacataaagagagcatcatgaagaatatgactagcacatttaagtctaacccacttcctatgcatagggattttgtgagcaaacaacttatgggaacaataatcaactagcataggaaggtaaaacaagcatagcttcaatattttcaacacatagagaggaaacttgatgatattgcaattcctacaagcatatgttcctccctaataataattttcagtagcatcatgaatgaattcaacaatataaccagcacctaaagcattattttcatgatctacaagcatagaaaatttactcctctccacataagcaaatttcttctcatgaatagtagtgggagcaaactcaacaaaataattatcatgtgaggcataatccaattgaaactaaaatcatgatgacaagtttcatggttatcattattcctaatagcatacaagtcatcacaataatcatcatagatagcaactttgttctcataatcaattggaacctcttccgaaatagtggaatcatcactaaataaagttgacactctttcaaatccagtttcatgttcatcacaataagattcaacatcctccaaagtagtgggatcactacttcctaaagttgacactcttccaaacccactttcatcaatataatcatcataaataggaggcatgctttcatcataataaatttgctcatcaaaacttggggggcaaaaaatatcatcttcatcaaacatagcatccccaagcttgtggctttgcacatcattagcatcatggatattcaaggaattcatactaacaacatttcaatcatgctcatcattcacatatttcatgccaagcattctatgtaatttttcttctagcacttgagcacaattttccttttcatcatactcatgaaagatattaaaaagatgaagcgtatgagacaaactcaaatccatttttttgtgtagttttcttttataaactaaactagtgataaaacaagaaacaaaaagattcaattgcaagatctaaagatataccttcaagcactcaccaccccggtaacggcgccagaaaagagcttgatgtctactacacaaccttcttcttgtagacgttgttgggcctccaattgcagaggtttgtaggacagtagcaaatttccctcaagtggatgacctaaggtttatcaatccgtgggaggcgtaggatgaagatggtctctctcaagcaaccctgcaaccaaataacaaagagtctcttgtgtccccaacacacccaatacaatggtaaattatataggtgcactagttcggcgaagagatggtgatacaagtgcaatatggatagtagataaaggtatttgtaatatgaaattataaaaatagcaaggtaacaagtggtaaaagtgagcgtaaacggtattgcaatggtaggaaacaaggcatagggttcatactttcactagtgcaagttctctcaacaataataacatagatagatcatataacaatccctcgacatgcaacaaagagtcactctaaagacactaatagtggagaacaaacaaagagattatggtagggtacaaaaccacctcagagttatcctttctgttctatctattcaagagtacatagtaaaataacatgaagctattctttccgttcaatctatcatagagctcatactagaataacaccttaagacacaaatcaaccaaaaccctaatgtcacctagatactccattgtcacctcaagtatccgtgggcctgattatatgatatgcatcacacaatcttagattcatctattcaaccaacacaaagtacttcaaagagtgccccaaagtttctgccggagagtcaatacgaaaacgtgtgccaacccctatgcataggttcatgggcggaacccacaagttgatcactaaaacatacatcaagtggatcacgtgaatatcccattgtcaccacagataagcacgacaagacatacattaattgttctcaaatctttaaagactatatccgataagataacttcaagaggaaaactcaattcatcacaagagagtagagggggagaaacatcataagatccaactataatagcaaagctcgcgatatatcaagatcgtgccatagagagaacacgagagagagagatcaaacacatagctactggtacataccctcagccccgagggtgaactactccctcgttgtcattgagagcgccgagatgatgaagatggccaccggtgatgggatccccctccggcagggtgccggaacgggctcccgagaggtttttggtggctacagaggcttgcggcggcggaactcccgatctatcttctcctccgatggttctagggtatatgggaatatataggcgaaagaagtcggtcgggggaggctcgaggggcccacgagacaggggggcacgcccaggggggtgggcatgccctcctatctcctggcctccttgaagcttccctggcttgtactccaagtctcccggatcatgttcgttccaaaaatcacgctcccgaaggtttcattccgtttggactccatttgatatcccttttcttcaaaacactgaaataggcaataaaacagcaatatgggttgggcctccggttaataggttagtcccaaaagtaatataaaagtgtataataaagcctgtaatcattcaaaaccgatagtataatagcatgaatgcttcataaattatagatacgttggagacgtatcaattccttcccttaagtgcgcaagcatgttcctggttgttctacatgtaggaaaattttaatttgcagtcaacgtaccctaccgtagaacccaacaatgtctcgttcttattgcattactctatgtttcggtgaacttaatacactagatgcatgctggatagcggtcgatgtgtggagtaatagtagtaaatgcaagcaggagtcggtctactaatcttggacgtgatgcctatatattgatcattgcattggatatcgtcataataattcgatcttctatcaattgcccaacagtaatttgattACCCATCAtgtgctatttctcgagagaagccactagtgaaatctacgggccccgggtcttttctttatcatatttgctttgagatctatttttatttgtttttgttttcagatctattactccaaaaacccaaaaataccttgctgcatttttattacttattttattttgcgtattatcgagatctatttatccaatctacacaAATTTTGTCCCGTCAACTTGACAAATTTTGGAGTCGTTACCctaagagggattgacaacccctcatacgcgtcgggttgcaagtattttttttctttgtgtGCATGTACTGTTTACATACtactgcttggttctcctactggattgataccttggtttcacaactgagggaaatacctaccatagctgtactacatcaccccttcctctttggggaaatacaggTGCAGTTTCATGCGACATCAACATCTTCTATGGGCTTTCCCATGATTGTTCCTCTTGCGGCTGTATCAAGCATGGTTTTTGACATGTGATTCAAGCCATTATAAAATATATGAAGGATTAACCACTCCTCCATTCCCTAATTGGGGCAGTTTCTTATAGCTTCTTTCATTCTATCTCACGCAAGCGTTAGTGGCTCACATTCCTCTTGCTTGAAACCCGTAATCTGGGAACGTAATTGCATAAATTTTGCAGGTGGACAAAACTTAGATAAAAAATTACTGCAACAAGCATCCCAAGAAGTAATTAATACTGCCTTTAGGCAAAGCTAAAAGCCATTCTTTAGCTTTTCCTTCCAAGGAGAAAGGAAATAAGCAAAGTTTCAAAGCATCTGGGTCATAATACTTTATGCATGTCATCTTGCACAATTCAAAAAAATTGTGTAAATGCACACCTGCATCTTCAGAACCAGAGCCTCCAAATTGATCATGTAGAACCATGGAAACTAGGTTCGGTTTGATCTCATATTCTGCAACTGCAACATCATTTTGAGCTATTAGTTCACCCATGAAATTGTTGCTAGGACTAGCAAAACTCCCAAGATTACGAGACATCGtaaattttttggttttccaaCTAGCAAGACATGCAACAAAATAAGActttaaactaaaactaaaaaaataaaaacaaaaagtggaaataaactttaacaaaaactctaAACACAAAGACTAGGAATACTAAactcctccccggcaacgacgctagaaaaaggGCTTGATATCTCCTTTTTATTGATCCGGTATAGGACAAGAAAGGGTATCCCGCACCTATTTCCCTGAGGTGACCCTGGGTATCGAACCCACGAGAGGAAGACTCCCTTGAAGCAATGGTGTCTAGCAAGCTTTTTCTAAAGTGTCAAATCCAGCTTTCGACCGGATCAGCAAGAAAATTgtgattcaaacacttataataaaaagaaTGTAGGGGAatgaggtcttaatgcttacaaccatgtattGGTGTTGGGATAAAAAATGATATTAGATTGTGCTCGGGAAGTCACCCATCAAGAGGTGCTTACTTTGTATCagagtgggggatgtgtccaaattacatcttgaccggcacgagtcctgcatcaagaatcagttgtcctacCAAAGGTCGTATCCATCTTGTGCGGTGCCCCAATAATTAAGATAACAATATCAGACAAAAGCATTGGGCGTTCaatgactacacctcatgaatCCCCAAGGATATGATCCATTTTACTCTACTAAACCTTATTGTCACTGGTGTTCGGTATAACACTTCACGGTCCCCTTGCTCCTAGCCTCACCGGtgctcgatctccatgatcctgggtaaCTGCAGGGATGAAGATCATGGACAAGACAAGAGATACTTCAcgaaacaattttatttcacacatatgaTATGTTGTGTCAAAGATTTCCATTGATCCCTTCACCAAATACCCATGGTTGCAAGGCTCATGCCTCACCccataccttaccgaactactcaAACATGGAGATCAGATTGCAAGAAGAAAATATTGAAGAACACATCTTGGGATTGATTGATTGCAATAAttacaatggatgccttgtgcGATGCATGATTATAAGTATGAACTAGATGAGAGAGGGCTATGGTGGTGGAGATGGCTATGGAGGTGaaaatggcggcggctagggtttgtgtatgaagatggtgatgaacAGGTTGTGGTTGTGCTCGACGTCTTGCCTCCTCTCATTCTGTTGACATTTCGATGGGGTCCTCTTAATAAAATTTGTTCAGGTGGATGACCTGTCTCAGTTTCCATGCTGAATGACTGCTCATGCGAGCACGTGAGGTCACATGGAATGCCGTCTTTGGTTTTGgtggccttctgatgcctcctggTGATTTGTTTCTTCTCCATTTTCcttcctttcctttctcccacgTGATCTCTCCCCTTTTTAGCGCATTTCCTGTGGAAAAATATCAAAGAGAGGATTTGTgaaatcctttgcattcattagtcactAGTGGCAATATCGGAGCGAATATCTCTCTTTTAATGAAATATCTTGGTTTAAACAAGGttgaaatgagtgtaaaaatatcactcatcaagGCCCCCGTTGTGCACGAGACTGCTTTTGCATTACAAAGAACTCGTTCAATCGATCAATTCGAGTCTCTCACTAGCATGCACCTCTATGTGTGTTGTGTGATAGTGGTTGACAAGCCTGCATATGCATGAGTCGTGGATATAGTGCATGGTAGTGTATGAGGCCTGATCGATCGATATGAGTTACTCTCTCTCGCTAATCTTTGGGTGGCGGTGAAGATGTATGTGTTGTAGTTGGAAGCCCCCGTTGTTCGTATGCGCGAGTATGTAGTTGCAAGGAGCCCCTGCGCATGATGCATAGAGTTGAGAGTATCATGCATCCTTGCACCAAGATAGTTGGTGCACTTTATAAACCACAATCAAATCATTACCCAGGTACATTCATTTGTGTCTTAGGTACACACCAAGGATCAATGGATAGCAATGATGCACGCATGATTGGGCCATTTTTCATCTTGGATCATACAACTGCCGACGCTGAGAGTATACCCTCCTTCActttaaaaaagaagaagaattgGAGCAGTGCTAGATAGCCTAGCATTTTATTATAACCAACACCAGCATGTGATCAATGTGCTAGAGAAGCGATAAAAATTGTTAGCACAGAGCACTTGGTATTCATTGCTCTCATCATTTGTCAGCAACAAATTACCATTTTATTTTCGTGGAGGGAACCACTTCAATACCCATGTCAGTTTTCCTTTTCGCTAAGTATGTTAATATTTATAAAATCAGATACAACACATAGATTTATGCTGTATCACGCAAAGTCGACTCGGTTTGGTTTTTAGCATAGTACTTAGGCAACAACCTTCATTAACTATCTTAGTGATACTTGAATCTCAAACATGTTCTTTCATGTTACTCCCAAACCAGTATGTTTTGTCCTTATGGCATAAGAATATTGTACATCCATGTTAGTTTACACCAAGATAGATGGTGCACTCTAGCATATTGTACATCCATGTTAGCTTACACCAAGATAGATGGCGCACTCTAGCGTAAACCACTTCAACTCATTATTCAGGTACAATTATACTTATTTTAGGTACGTTAGGAGCATACAACCGTAgaggctgagggtatataccattCTTTCTAAAGGAAAAAAGAGTTAGTGCAATGCTAGCCCATCTAGCATTTTATTATAACCTACATCATCATGCCATCAATGTGCTAGAGAAACGATAAAATTTGTTAGCACATAGCACATGTTATTCATTGCTCTCATCACGTATCACCAACAAAATTCCAGTTTATTTTTGTCGGGGGAACCGCTTCATTCCCACATTAGTATGGAATTTTTGATAAACTTGTTAATATTTAGTTTTCTAGAAACATCAAACACAACACGTAGATTTATGGTGCAGCATGATACTTATGCATCACACAACTTCTACTTGGTTTGGTATTTAGGGCCTGTTCTTTTGCTGGCTTCAAGAATAAACTGCCCCCTACCCATCTTATTCTAGTGACTAGTAGGCTTCTAAAAAATAAttttggttgggcttctagaataagctaggTAGGAGGTAGCTTGTGCTAGAAGCCCAAaaaagccaccaaaagaactgcCCCTTAGTGTAGTACTGATTCAACCACCTCCATCGACTATCTATAAGTGATACTTGACTCTCAAACATGTTCTTGCATGTTACAATCATAATAAGTTCATGGTATGTTGATTTTGTTTTCAGAAACATCACGCATAACAACACAAAACACACTTACACAATGTTTACTTGGTCTTTTAGGCGGAGTACAGGTTCAACTACCTCCCTTAACTATATAACCAATACTTGCCTCCCAAGCATGTTATTGCATGTTACAATCATAACTTCACGGCATCATGACATGTTAATGTTTGTTGTCAGAAACATCACATAAACACATATGTTTACACACGCATCATGTCGCAGATGCACTCACATGAACTTGGCTTGAGTTTTAGCGGAGTACATGTTCAACCATCTCCATTAAGTGTCTAAAGAAATAGTTGTCACTCACACATGTTAGTGCATACTGTAGTCATAACTTCATGTCATTATAACATGTTGATGTTTGTTTAGAAACATCAAATACAACACGTAAATTTACATGTGCATCAGGACATAAACACATTCACACAACATCTACTCGGTTCAGATTTTAGTGGAGAGGAGTACAAATTCAACCACCTCCCATAACTATATATAAGCGATACTTGACTCTCAAACATATTACCATAATAACTTCATGGCATCAGGGCATATTAGTGTTTGTTTTCATAAACATCAGATAGACTACACAGATTGACAATTGACAAGCGCAACACGATGCAGACGCACTCACACGACGTCTACTTGGTTTGGTTTTTAGTGGAGTGTAGGTTCAACCACCTCGCTTAATATCTAAGCCACAATTGACTAACATCATGGCATCACGACATGTTAATGTTTGTTTTCGAAAACATCAAATACAACATGTAGATTTACACGCGCATAACGACACATACCTCACACGACGTCTATTATGTTTGGCTTTTAGTGGGGTACATCTTCGACCACCTTCATTAAAATCGTTTTATATTTTGATACGGGGTAAAGTAAGCAATACCCGACTTTCAATTCAACATAACTTTCTAAAATCGGAAATAACTTTTGCTTTTATGGAGTATGAGATAGCAAGAACCGATATGAGGAGGAACCAACACTCGAATGAATTGGGATTCATAGTGTTTCCTCTTTTGCAAACGATGCAAATACAGAGGGTGATTTGAGTGACGAGAAGGAaaggaactactccctccgttcggaattacttgtcgtagaaatggatgtatctagatgtattttagttctagatacatccattttcaagacaagtaattccgaacggagggagtaatatgttCATCTAATATAGACGGTCCTGATCGTGATCTACCAGATCGGACGGACGGGCGGGGAGGCGTGGGAAGCAGCGTCCAGCGTGCCAGCCAAACCTGCCTTCCAACTTACAAACCCGGGCCCACGCGTCATCCGAACAAAAGCCGAGCGGCCAAACCCCCACTCTCCCCCGACGCCTGCTGCAAAGGCCAGCACAAGAACCACGCGACACCGGCCGGCGCACGGGGCCCCGGCTTCCGTCCGCCTCCACCCTCTCCTCTACTGACGGCGTGGACGCGAGCGGTGAGGGCAATGCCGATCGCGCTGGAGAGCGGCGCCCTGTTCGGCCGCGGGGTGCCGCCGGCGTGCGCCGGCTCCTCTTCGGCTGGGCGGGGCAGCAGCAGCCAGGCGGGGGCGGTGCACCTCGAGGAGTCGGAGGAGAGCGATGGAGAGGTTCAGAGCTCGCTCAGAGGCCCCTTCGACACCATGGACGCGCTCCAGGAAGCCCTGCCCCGCAGGTCAGCCCCCGAATCCGCCCGCAAAGGTTGCGCCGTAATCTTGGTTCGACAGGCTTATTTTGGGGATTGATGTATGCGTGGATCTTTTGGAAATTATTGCGTTGGTTTATTTTTACGGTTCGTTTGATGCTACGGAGCAGTGCAGGGTGCCTTAGTTCAGGTGGAATTTCGGGCGATTCAGTAATGCAGTGGTAATTTGTTTTGGAAAAAGTTGTTGTGTCAGGTCGGAGCGCATAAGCTTTTCATACCAGGGACTCAGGGTGGTGGTTCTGTTATGAAGTATGGGGATTTCTTGGGTGATCAGAGCCTTCTGAGGCCGTGAGGTGGGGTATGCGTAAAATACTCTAATGTGCAGTGTGTAAAATATCGATGGTTTTCTTTGCATTGACCCAGAGAACACCTCATATGCCAGGCATAATAACTAAGCATGATATGTTGCTATATACACCCATGAGTCCAAAACTTCTGTTGGCTGTGCTTTCCTGTATGTATAACCGTTAGTTCCAACTTCTGACACCAGGTTGTTCTGGCTGAATTAAAATGGTAACCAGCAATAAGCAATCATTAAGCACTGCAGTGCTCTTATAAGCATCAGTCTAGGAGGTGATCATGTGAAAAAATATATAAGTAGTTTGTTTATACATAAATCGGAACCTTTCTGAACGATCTGTCAGAAATTTCCTCATGTCTTAATCTACATATGTATAATGTCAAATTTGTTTCCAAACAGAATGCAAATGTTTGTTGCTGCAGTGGCACATGATTGTGCTAGCTTGAGCAATTCGTTGTTGTCCTATGTTTGTTTTCTGTGAAGCTATTTGTTCAAGAACCTTACTTGAGTTTTTTATCTTTAATGTGTAAACCTGCAATGCTAGTTGTCCTTTTTCAGTATGTTTTTTCATGATATATTCGGTGCTCATGTTTAAGGAAATATGTAGCCTTTTCTAGTTCAATCAACCTTAAGAGAACATGAAGAACCAAGTTTTCTAGGAACTTCTGTATTCACAACCACAACTGAAATGCTCATGGTATACATTTTAATTCAATAGGCATTGTTCAATATCATTGGTATTATCCAGATTAAGCTAAGTTGTtatgtgaccatgaggtcatgggttcaagtcctggaaacagcctcttacagaaatgtagggaaaggctgcgtactatagacccaaagtggtcggacccttccctggaccctgcgcaagcgggagctacatgcaccaggttgcccttttttttagGCATTGTTCAATATCATTGCcgcttgtgccaagaggtcctgggttcgaaccagcctctctgcattgcacttcgcaggggtaagactaggttcctataatccctccccagaccccaccttgtgtgggagcttctatgtaCTGGGTCTGTCCTTTTAGGCATTGTTCAATATCATTGGTATTATCCAGATTAAGCTAAGTTGTTACTTATTTCCGTCATAATGAGTTTACTAATAGATTTCAAGGATATATGCATTTAGTTTTTTTTGGGGCAGGAGTTACTCCTTTTTTTTCCCTGCTAGAGTGCCTTCTTTGTTGTTTATAGCTATCTGTATGTTCTCGTGTTAAGATTGACCTGAGTTCTTTCTTCTTAAATTATAAAAATTCAAGTTTATCCGCTTTTCCTAGAGAAAGACGGTAGGAGTGTCCTACTGCATCTATTAAAATTAAAAAATTATGTACAAGAGAAGGGAATAAAAGATTATCAAAGATGGTGTAGCCAATTAGCTAGATGAGAAGATTTTCTTTTTCTTTACCTGGTGGATAACCATGGCATGGTTTCATGCTTGAACTTTTTGTTCCAGCCAAAATGTACTATCTGCATCGGGTAAGATTTTCTTCTCTTGTAGACCATATGCACCCATAAAGAATGGCACCTTAAGAGATTGTTCCCTATGAACGGTAACTTCCATCTCTGAAAGGCTATCCATATTCTATACCATGGTGTCTAAGCAGTGGTATGTTTTGGCAACTATTGATACTTGTGTGCCTGGTAACCTCAAGTTTTTCCCTATTTCTTACAACTGCTTGGAACTTGTTATTTCTTCTCGGTATTTGCTAGTAGCAGATCCTAAGGATATTTACTTGTCTTGCACAGACAACTTATATATTATCGGGTGACCTAATTTAATTTCATTTAATTAATTATAGGAGAGAGACGTCCAAAATCGACAATACCAAGTCCAGTTCTTTGGCAAGTGCTGGGGATGTTGTGCTCTCACCTCAATCATCAAAAGGGTTTGCTAATCCTGAAAACCCCTCCCCTAAGAAGCGCAAGGGTCCTCTTCCATTCAGCATCGACCAGAATGAGTCGCAGAGCAAAGAGCTGAGCACTGTTGCTCTTGGGGATATCAACAACAGCCCACTGAAGTGCAGGACGCCGTCGTCTCCAGCTGCTAGAAGCAGTTCTCCATGCAAGAGCAGTAAAGAAGATGAGCATGGGTTCTGTACCAACATGCCCTGCCATAGCCTGCAGAGAGAATTCAGTGACATGAATGTCTTTTCTTCTCCACCTGTTGGCCTTCAAACTCAACTCATCTCAGTTTCAACGGTCGGTCTGCAAGACGTGGGGGCATCGACTGATGTGGTTTCTCCCAGGGAAAAGCGCAGAAAGAATTAGCAACAGTGCATGTCGATATTTTCATCGATCAAC
This genomic window contains:
- the LOC123160502 gene encoding uncharacterized protein, with translation MPIALESGALFGRGVPPACAGSSSAGRGSSSQAGAVHLEESEESDGEVQSSLRGPFDTMDALQEALPRRRETSKIDNTKSSSLASAGDVVLSPQSSKGFANPENPSPKKRKGPLPFSIDQNESQSKELSTVALGDINNSPLKCRTPSSPAARSSSPCKSSKEDEHGFCTNMPCHSLQREFSDMNVFSSPPVGLQTQLISVSTVGLQDVGASTDVVSPREKRRKN